The DNA region TGAGTTCTATTTGAGTTCTATTTGGGTTTTATATAAATAGAATCCAAGTAGAACTTAATTGTTTAAGTATATGGAGTATATATGGTTACAATGCGGCGTTGGTGGGATCATAAAGGATTACAAATCGGGTTGTTAGCTTTAGTAGTAGGTAGTGCTTGGATATTGCGACAAACTCAAGGTGCACTGGTGCTTGAGACATACCAGGCAATTACCCGTCCGTTAGAGATGTTGCAGTCAGGGCCAACTCCAGAAGAACGGCTTAGAGATGCCCGGATATTAGAATTGCAAACTCGTATAGTAGATTTGGAAAGTCAAAAGACAAAGCTACAAGATTTATTAGGCTATGTGGAAAAAGAGCCGTTGGCATCACGGCCAATTCCAGCGCGGGTGGTAGGACGTAGTGCTGACCAGTGGTGGCAACAAGTTACCTTGAATCGTGGTGCGAATGCAGGGATTCAGGAAGGTTTCATAGTCAAGGCAGAAGGCGGATTAGTGGGTTTGGTGCAAAGTGTAACTCCTAATACTAGCCGCGTGTTGTTAATCAGCGATCTCAAAAGTCAAG from Nostoc commune NIES-4072 includes:
- the mreC gene encoding rod shape-determining protein MreC, with product MVTMRRWWDHKGLQIGLLALVVGSAWILRQTQGALVLETYQAITRPLEMLQSGPTPEERLRDARILELQTRIVDLESQKTKLQDLLGYVEKEPLASRPIPARVVGRSADQWWQQVTLNRGANAGIQEGFIVKAEGGLVGLVQSVTPNTSRVLLISDLKSQVGVSVSRTAAKGVLRGDSSAEAVLEFYEKVPNVKVGDLVSTSTYSQKFPSGLAVGRIKSLDLKKLPASVAKIELFPPIRSLDWVAVYPKPENQESEIQKSVNQAPQKSK